The nucleotide sequence AAAGAAGCCAAGTAACCCGCAACATTGGTAGATAGAGTGGACTTGCCCACGCCTCCCTTGGGGTTTGCAACAACGATAACTGCCATACATCGCTCCTATAAGGTGGGTCTGCCCGACCAGGCTTAGGAAATGGGTCAAACTTTTGCGGTATCTTAGCGAAATGGAACACACCCCCACTTGGCTGGTTAACAGCTTCATCTATCTCAGTGCCGCAGTCATTGCGGTCCCACTTAGCAAAGCCCTGGGGCTAGGCTCCATCATCGGTTACTTGGCCGCTGGCATTGCCATTGGCCCTTGGGGTATTGGCTTGGTTACCGATGTCCAAGACATCCTGCACTTCGCGGAGTTTGGCGTGGTGCTGATGCTGTTTTTGGTGGGCTTGGAGTTAGAGCCCAAGCGCCTTTGGAGTCTGCGGCGCCCTATTTTTGGCTGGGGTAGCGCGCAGGTCATCGGGTGTGCCGTGCTCATCACGGCCCTCGCGGTGCTGTGCGGAGTGGGCTGGCAAACCGCTTTGGTCGCTGGCCTTGGGCTCGCGTTGTCGAGCACGGCCATTGCCATCCAAGTCATGAATGAGCGAAACCTCATGTCCACGACCAGTGGGCAATCGGCTTTTTCCATTTTGTTGTTTCAAGACGTGGCCGCGATTCCAATACTGGCCCTGCTTCCACTGCTAGGCGCGGTTTCTAGTGCAAATCAAGCTACATCGCCCGCAGAGTATGCGCAAGCTGCTGCAAAAATAATAGCGGTTATTGCTGGAATCATTTTGGGTGGACGTTTGCTGCTGCGCCCCGTTTTCCGATGGATCGCACGCTCCAACACGCCCGAAATTTTTACCGCGGCCTCTTTGCTGCTGGTCGTTGGCATTGCGGGCTTGATGCAAATGGTGGGCCTGTCCATGGCACTGGGCGCTTTTTTGGCAGGCGTGCTGCTGGCCGAAAGCGAATATCGGCGCGAACTGGAAACCAATATTGAACCCTTCAAAGGCTTGCTGCTGGGGCTGTTCTTCATTGCGGTGGGCATGAGCATCGACTTTGGGGTACTGCGTGACGCGCCATGGACTATGGCGCTCATCGTTTTGGCCTTCTTAACCGTCAAAGGCGTGGTTATCTTTGGACTTGCCAAGCGCATGGGCCTGCCCTACCAAGAGCGGCCTGTGTTCACTCTGTTACTGGCGCAAGGTGGGGAGTTCGCTTTTGTGGTGTTTCAGGCAGCCGCAGGTGCTCGGGTCTT is from Rhodoferax aquaticus and encodes:
- the kefC gene encoding glutathione-regulated potassium-efflux system protein KefC, which codes for MEHTPTWLVNSFIYLSAAVIAVPLSKALGLGSIIGYLAAGIAIGPWGIGLVTDVQDILHFAEFGVVLMLFLVGLELEPKRLWSLRRPIFGWGSAQVIGCAVLITALAVLCGVGWQTALVAGLGLALSSTAIAIQVMNERNLMSTTSGQSAFSILLFQDVAAIPILALLPLLGAVSSANQATSPAEYAQAAAKIIAVIAGIILGGRLLLRPVFRWIARSNTPEIFTAASLLLVVGIAGLMQMVGLSMALGAFLAGVLLAESEYRRELETNIEPFKGLLLGLFFIAVGMSIDFGVLRDAPWTMALIVLAFLTVKGVVIFGLAKRMGLPYQERPVFTLLLAQGGEFAFVVFQAAAGARVFSESTSSLLIGAVAVSMLVSPVILVCIDKYLLPRFANCGRPELEEISEQQEAPILVAGFGRYGQIISRVLLAQGVPCTVLDHDADMIEAARNYGYRVFYGDATRLDLLRTAGAAKAKVLVIAVDDVEQSLEVVDLAREHFPQLQIVARARDVTHWNKLRDRGVMLVQRELFESSLASAQSVLQLLGQSPLQAQQMTDRFREHNLELFEKLHPHYRDQAKLVATIKQGRQQLEEQMAQERQQSKAFGN